One Mycobacteroides abscessus ATCC 19977 genomic window carries:
- a CDS encoding YceI family protein: protein MITTNPVLAAGTWTIDPVHSDITFSVRHLGVSKVRGSFTDFSGEITVAEDGTPSVSATIDVASVDTRNDQRDTHLRSADFFDTDNHPKATYRSTAVRPEGDDYLVEGELTLHGVTRPVALSLSLEGVGAGVQGGSVAGFEASAEINRSDFGITGGAGLVGEKVTLTFNIEAGHPEAPSN, encoded by the coding sequence ATGATTACCACCAATCCTGTTCTCGCCGCCGGCACCTGGACCATCGACCCGGTCCACTCGGATATCACCTTCTCGGTTCGCCACCTGGGTGTCTCGAAGGTTCGTGGCTCATTTACCGACTTCAGCGGCGAGATCACCGTCGCCGAAGACGGCACCCCGTCGGTATCGGCCACCATCGACGTGGCCTCGGTGGACACCCGCAATGACCAGCGCGACACGCACCTGCGCTCGGCCGACTTCTTCGACACCGACAATCACCCCAAGGCCACTTACCGGTCCACCGCGGTCCGTCCGGAAGGCGACGACTACCTCGTCGAGGGCGAGCTGACGCTGCACGGCGTCACCCGGCCCGTCGCGCTCAGCCTTTCCCTGGAGGGTGTGGGCGCCGGTGTGCAGGGCGGCTCCGTCGCGGGCTTCGAGGCCAGCGCCGAGATCAACCGCAGCGACTTCGGTATCACCGGCGGCGCCGGACTTGTCGGCGAGAAGGTCACGCTGACCTTCAACATCGAGGCAGGGCACCCGGAGGCACCCTCCAACTAA
- a CDS encoding DUF3054 domain-containing protein translates to MPSAQPNSLTKKPATSVLLALVLDVVGIFVFCTIGRRSHAEGITLLGVWQTAWPFLSGGAIGWVLSRGWSRPTSITPTGIAVWVCTVLFGMVLRRLSNQGVAVSFVVVASLVTALFLLGWRAVANRVSKS, encoded by the coding sequence ATGCCCAGCGCGCAACCGAATTCACTCACGAAGAAGCCGGCGACATCTGTACTGCTTGCACTGGTACTGGATGTCGTCGGCATCTTCGTGTTCTGCACCATCGGTCGCCGCAGCCATGCCGAGGGCATCACGCTGCTCGGTGTGTGGCAGACCGCCTGGCCGTTCCTGTCGGGCGGCGCTATCGGATGGGTGCTGAGCCGCGGCTGGTCGCGTCCCACCTCGATAACACCCACGGGCATTGCGGTATGGGTCTGCACCGTGCTGTTCGGGATGGTCCTGCGCCGGCTGAGTAACCAAGGGGTGGCAGTGAGCTTCGTGGTGGTCGCGTCCCTGGTGACCGCGCTGTTCCTGCTGGGGTGGCGTGCCGTCGCCAACCGCGTCTCAAAAAGCTGA